One genomic window of Parabacteroides pacaensis includes the following:
- a CDS encoding coiled-coil domain-containing protein, translating to MKKNVKLVKYVLLCAISFGITSTVFTGCKDYDDDISRLQEQIDANKAECSKLLEEKIAVIQSQVTTLETAKTDLQKSVEEAKAAIVTAQKAADAAAEEAAQAKLAAEQAKLDAINTAATELEKVKKELVAADADMQAKIEELQNGAKTQADLIAANKALLEEMVTTNQEFNDKLIALSGQISAVDEKYDVLASEINDVKDELSILKQEIADKLAALSQQYAALDEFKTLKGGSDATIKELEDDIENIISNLGGLETSVDTKIKEAIAAALKDSEGNTFQSLWESYTDNALTNYVTKDQIGSLVREMDRNTQYALELSQRIDAVNSDLNTLKTILAGTITSLTYIPENIAENLGEVAFLPEIAIDYWAVDKENTENAALYPNAPQPLSKKVYEYDLTNKSLWATHTEGWLTMKYIVNPTSVTDKDFNVIGFDNRAANVTKANPSIVFETGKIENGVLPVKVKGLNLIQTGVKTEGVVYDDPEGPAANSEYGTSKVDMFALQVQTKSTINKDGTTVTSNYVPVKRMIVKQNDIIIALKDSKVELDQMFKENEKETATHSGGYVSQIIEKKLDVPFEGITLDNVLSVYTKNFYTNNGYKETGDKYYELKNLGFEDFDLKYELVGYDKAEVNQTNTYMSIDNETGKITIKDKSSAVGRQPVIKVKYYVGGIHVMSKLLKIEIKEADREPLEYTELTPFASYILPCMDEPIMLEGDMDQVFDKAKISKEKFWDAYNGEEPEVKLYRIINGNKQDIPLTIVNTLDAEGTTYYMGGGISIRSAIKTTAIEDFNLIKTAISGEALAGNYQLRVTYKALNALAEYISIPVGYDFEVTYPENTLSYNKEMWDISKKSINMYGRPTGADLTGELAMEGYIEDGFLPYKSAIAPSNEHCYASSTLHFELVDAAKYPGVTIVEESVGGYIKHKIKTTNSDFIDVQIPVRAYSTYNTPSHEDSKRSEVKIDILKSAEFNVTFIDPIQFTALSNYNDKWFLVDGAKAYEEDGKTLNFKWGHYAPVYRLFRVNDTERTTVNGTIWEPIYTNVSNPGGWWVKNGDRIGEILRDLHQLKITYALSPKNKPYVLTNAKIDPASGLLEWNANGATVQGGQEVIVDVTIDYNWAPTTNGKLRKENTHEIVIVTKPYGTAYNAANANEFIDQGTHYPVLLNE from the coding sequence ATGAAGAAAAATGTGAAATTGGTGAAGTATGTACTCTTATGTGCTATTTCATTCGGTATTACTTCTACTGTCTTTACTGGTTGTAAAGACTATGATGATGACATCTCCCGTCTGCAAGAGCAGATTGATGCCAACAAAGCGGAGTGTAGCAAGCTTCTAGAAGAAAAAATTGCTGTAATTCAGTCTCAAGTCACTACTTTAGAGACTGCAAAAACAGACTTACAGAAGTCTGTAGAAGAGGCTAAAGCAGCAATAGTAACTGCTCAAAAAGCAGCAGATGCAGCAGCTGAAGAAGCAGCTCAAGCTAAACTCGCTGCCGAGCAAGCTAAATTGGACGCAATCAATACAGCAGCTACCGAGTTGGAAAAAGTAAAAAAAGAATTGGTTGCTGCCGATGCTGATATGCAAGCTAAGATCGAAGAGCTTCAAAATGGAGCAAAAACACAGGCTGATTTAATTGCCGCTAATAAAGCTCTTCTTGAAGAAATGGTTACCACAAACCAGGAATTTAATGATAAATTAATAGCATTAAGTGGGCAAATTTCTGCTGTAGATGAAAAATATGACGTTTTAGCTAGCGAAATTAATGACGTTAAGGATGAATTAAGTATTTTAAAACAAGAAATTGCTGATAAACTTGCTGCTCTTAGCCAACAGTATGCTGCTTTAGATGAATTTAAAACTTTAAAAGGAGGCTCTGACGCTACTATTAAAGAATTGGAAGATGATATTGAGAATATCATTAGTAATTTGGGTGGATTGGAAACTTCTGTGGACACTAAGATTAAGGAAGCAATTGCTGCTGCTTTAAAAGATTCTGAAGGTAACACCTTTCAATCTTTATGGGAATCTTATACAGATAATGCCCTTACTAATTATGTAACGAAAGATCAAATTGGTAGTCTGGTAAGAGAAATGGACCGGAATACCCAATATGCATTAGAATTATCCCAACGTATTGATGCTGTTAATTCTGATCTTAATACATTAAAAACAATTCTAGCAGGTACTATTACAAGTTTAACCTATATACCTGAGAATATTGCAGAAAATTTAGGTGAAGTGGCTTTCTTACCAGAGATTGCTATAGACTATTGGGCCGTAGATAAAGAAAACACAGAAAATGCAGCATTATATCCAAATGCTCCTCAACCATTGTCAAAAAAGGTTTATGAGTATGACCTTACAAATAAATCTTTATGGGCTACACATACTGAAGGTTGGCTGACAATGAAATATATTGTAAATCCTACATCAGTTACTGATAAGGATTTCAATGTAATAGGATTCGATAATAGAGCAGCAAATGTAACTAAAGCAAATCCTTCAATTGTTTTTGAGACTGGTAAAATCGAAAATGGAGTATTGCCTGTGAAGGTTAAAGGATTAAACCTCATTCAAACAGGTGTTAAAACTGAAGGTGTAGTGTATGATGATCCGGAAGGACCAGCAGCTAACAGTGAGTATGGAACTAGTAAAGTAGATATGTTTGCACTCCAAGTACAGACAAAGAGCACTATCAATAAAGATGGGACAACTGTTACGTCTAATTATGTACCCGTAAAGAGAATGATTGTTAAACAAAATGATATTATCATTGCTCTAAAAGATAGTAAAGTGGAGCTAGATCAAATGTTCAAAGAGAACGAAAAGGAAACTGCTACGCACTCTGGCGGATATGTATCTCAAATAATAGAAAAGAAACTGGATGTTCCGTTTGAAGGCATTACTTTAGATAATGTTTTAAGTGTCTATACGAAGAACTTTTATACTAATAATGGATATAAAGAAACTGGCGACAAATATTATGAACTAAAAAATCTTGGTTTTGAAGACTTTGATTTAAAATATGAACTAGTAGGATACGATAAAGCAGAGGTAAATCAAACAAACACCTACATGTCTATAGATAATGAAACCGGAAAAATAACAATTAAAGATAAATCTTCCGCTGTAGGACGTCAACCGGTTATCAAAGTTAAATACTATGTAGGAGGCATTCACGTAATGAGTAAGTTATTAAAAATCGAGATTAAAGAAGCAGATAGGGAACCTCTTGAATATACGGAACTTACTCCTTTTGCATCTTATATTTTACCGTGCATGGATGAGCCTATTATGCTGGAAGGAGATATGGATCAGGTATTTGATAAAGCTAAGATAAGTAAAGAAAAATTCTGGGATGCTTATAACGGAGAAGAACCGGAAGTTAAACTTTACAGAATTATCAACGGCAATAAACAAGACATCCCTTTAACTATAGTTAATACTTTAGATGCAGAAGGTACTACTTATTACATGGGTGGTGGCATTTCTATTAGAAGTGCTATCAAGACTACTGCAATTGAAGATTTTAATTTAATAAAAACAGCTATTAGTGGAGAAGCATTAGCGGGTAATTATCAATTGCGTGTAACTTACAAAGCATTAAATGCTTTAGCTGAATATATCAGTATTCCTGTTGGTTATGATTTTGAGGTTACTTATCCGGAGAACACACTTTCTTATAATAAAGAAATGTGGGATATTAGCAAAAAGAGCATAAATATGTATGGAAGACCAACGGGTGCAGACTTAACAGGCGAATTAGCAATGGAAGGTTATATTGAGGACGGATTCTTACCTTACAAATCAGCTATTGCTCCTTCAAATGAACATTGTTACGCTTCATCTACTCTTCATTTCGAACTTGTTGATGCAGCTAAATATCCTGGAGTAACAATTGTAGAAGAATCAGTAGGTGGTTATATCAAGCATAAAATTAAAACTACTAATTCTGATTTTATTGATGTTCAAATTCCTGTTAGAGCATACTCCACTTATAACACGCCAAGTCATGAGGATTCTAAACGTTCCGAGGTTAAAATAGATATTCTAAAGAGCGCAGAATTCAATGTAACATTTATTGATCCGATACAATTTACTGCTCTTAGCAATTATAATGACAAATGGTTCTTGGTAGATGGAGCGAAAGCTTATGAAGAAGATGGAAAGACTCTTAATTTTAAATGGGGTCATTATGCTCCTGTATACAGATTGTTCCGCGTAAATGATACTGAAAGAACTACTGTAAATGGAACTATTTGGGAACCTATTTATACCAATGTTAGTAATCCTGGCGGATGGTGGGTTAAAAATGGTGACAGAATCGGAGAAATTTTACGTGATCTACACCAATTAAAGATTACATACGCTTTATCTCCAAAGAATAAACCATACGTTTTAACTAATGCTAAAATAGATCCTGCGTCTGGTCTTTTAGAATGGAATGCTAATGGAGCTACAGTTCAAGGTGGTCAAGAAGTTATTGTAGATGTAACGATAGATTATAATTGGGCTCCTACAACTAATGGGAAATTAAGAAAAGAAAATACCCATGAAATTGTAATTGTGACGAAACCTTATGGTACAGCTTACAATGCAGCAAATGCAAATGAATTTATTGATCAAGGGACTCATTACCCTGTTCTTCTAAATGAGTAG
- a CDS encoding AAA family ATPase — protein MKQQVSPFVFGRMAQGTTFTNRVKERKRLQANFLNNINTVLISPRRWGKSSLVKKVAESIREDNLKIIQLDAFPIRSEIDFYQTFAKEVIKATSTRFEEWIETAKQFLGHISPKLSLGSDPLNSFDISFQWQGWEKDYMDILNLPETIALEKNIRIVICIDEFQNISTFEDPLLFQKKLRSVWQKQTQVAYCLYGSKQHMMTELFEKQSMPFYKFGEVMYLSKISLNDWVTFISERFEVSGKKISFIHAQKIAETVQCQSYYVQQLAHLVWLQTKEEVTSTIIESALTDLLEQNTLLYQRETEGLTAYQVNFLKALALGITTNLSSKENLKRFNIGTSANVNRIKEALINKEIIDCAGKHITFLDPAYELWFKREMMS, from the coding sequence ATGAAACAACAAGTAAGTCCATTTGTGTTCGGTAGAATGGCACAAGGAACAACCTTTACAAATAGAGTAAAAGAAAGGAAAAGACTACAAGCAAACTTTCTTAATAATATCAATACAGTACTTATTTCACCTCGTCGTTGGGGCAAATCATCCTTAGTAAAAAAAGTGGCTGAAAGTATTCGGGAAGATAATCTGAAAATCATTCAACTGGATGCATTCCCTATAAGAAGTGAAATTGATTTTTACCAGACTTTTGCTAAAGAGGTGATTAAAGCAACTTCAACCCGATTTGAAGAATGGATAGAAACAGCAAAACAATTTTTAGGTCATATTTCTCCTAAGTTATCTTTAGGAAGTGACCCTTTAAACAGTTTTGATATTTCATTTCAATGGCAAGGGTGGGAAAAGGATTATATGGATATTTTAAATCTTCCGGAAACCATAGCTTTAGAAAAAAATATTAGAATAGTTATATGTATCGATGAATTTCAAAACATTTCAACTTTTGAGGATCCACTTCTTTTCCAAAAGAAATTACGTTCTGTCTGGCAAAAACAAACACAAGTAGCTTATTGCCTGTATGGAAGTAAACAACATATGATGACGGAACTTTTTGAAAAACAATCCATGCCTTTTTACAAGTTTGGCGAAGTCATGTATCTTTCTAAAATATCACTTAATGATTGGGTGACCTTTATAAGTGAACGATTTGAAGTATCAGGAAAAAAAATTTCTTTCATTCATGCTCAAAAAATAGCGGAAACGGTTCAATGTCAATCTTATTATGTTCAACAGCTGGCTCATTTAGTGTGGTTACAGACAAAAGAGGAGGTAACAAGCACGATTATTGAATCCGCATTAACCGATCTTCTAGAACAGAATACTTTACTTTATCAAAGGGAAACAGAAGGATTAACGGCTTACCAAGTGAATTTTTTGAAAGCTTTAGCTCTCGGTATAACTACTAATTTAAGTAGCAAAGAAAATCTAAAGCGTTTTAACATAGGTACTTCTGCGAATGTAAATCGTATTAAGGAAGCATTGATTAACAAAGAAATTATAGATTGCGCAGGTAAGCATATCACGTTTTTAGATCCTGCCTATGAATTATGGTTTAAAAGAGAAATGATGAGCTGA
- a CDS encoding AAA family ATPase — MTTPFIYGKIADKDNFTDRIVETEYLENNFSSLINTTIISPRRWGKTSLVNKVIQQTREKHTDYIFCQIDLFNIRSEKEFYIAFAKAILNASYSKWEEIAETAKKYLSRMIPKISLSGGETSYDLTFGIDWDMQDYSFDEVLDLPQTLASAKQKKMVICIDEFQNINTYPDPLAFQKKLRAHWQHQTDVCYCLYGSKRHMLQTLFSNSNMPFYKFGDILFLQKISQEDWIKFITTRFEQTNKHISVNLAGKIADLMENHSYYTQQLSQQVWLRTEKICTEQILTSAFKSLINQLSLLFTSIIDMLPLRQINFLQAILEGEKNFSSKSVLKKYDLGTSANIKNLKNSLLEKDIIDITSKNEVLIQDPAFKYWLKDEYFHL; from the coding sequence ATGACAACTCCTTTTATATATGGCAAAATTGCAGACAAAGACAATTTTACCGATCGGATAGTAGAAACGGAATATCTCGAAAATAATTTTAGTAGTTTAATTAATACAACTATTATTTCCCCTAGAAGATGGGGTAAAACTTCTCTGGTAAATAAAGTCATTCAACAAACTAGAGAAAAACATACGGACTACATCTTTTGTCAGATCGATTTGTTTAATATCCGATCGGAAAAAGAATTCTATATAGCTTTTGCTAAAGCAATACTGAATGCTTCATACTCTAAGTGGGAAGAAATAGCAGAAACTGCTAAAAAATATCTTTCCCGTATGATTCCTAAGATCTCTTTATCTGGAGGAGAGACCAGTTATGATTTAACTTTTGGGATTGATTGGGATATGCAAGACTATTCTTTTGATGAAGTATTAGATTTGCCTCAAACATTAGCTTCTGCAAAACAAAAAAAAATGGTAATATGTATTGACGAATTCCAGAATATCAATACCTACCCTGATCCTTTGGCTTTTCAAAAAAAGCTACGTGCTCACTGGCAACATCAGACAGATGTCTGCTACTGTCTATATGGTAGTAAACGTCATATGTTACAAACTTTATTTAGTAATTCTAATATGCCATTTTATAAGTTTGGTGATATTCTTTTCCTTCAGAAAATTTCCCAGGAAGATTGGATTAAATTTATAACTACTCGTTTTGAACAAACAAATAAACATATATCCGTTAATTTAGCAGGTAAAATAGCCGATTTAATGGAAAACCACTCTTATTATACCCAACAATTATCTCAACAAGTATGGTTGCGTACTGAAAAAATATGCACTGAACAGATTCTTACATCTGCATTCAAAAGTTTGATAAATCAACTCAGTTTGTTATTTACCAGTATTATCGATATGCTTCCTCTAAGACAAATAAATTTTCTTCAAGCTATTTTAGAAGGAGAGAAAAATTTTTCATCTAAAAGTGTTCTGAAAAAGTATGATTTAGGGACATCTGCTAATATTAAAAATCTAAAGAACAGTTTACTGGAAAAAGATATAATAGATATCACTTCTAAAAATGAAGTCTTGATTCAAGATCCTGCATTTAAATATTGGTTGAAAGACGAATATTTTCACCTCTGA